One window from the genome of Eucalyptus grandis isolate ANBG69807.140 chromosome 7, ASM1654582v1, whole genome shotgun sequence encodes:
- the LOC120296147 gene encoding membrane protein PM19L-like, with the protein MARNMAGPLLFLNLVLYCIVVGFASWCINRYINGQSAHPGVGGNGATMFFLVFALSAGVVGIVSKLPGALHVRAWRGDSLAAAASSSVVAFALTALAFGLAWKEINVGGYRGWRLRVLEAFVIIVTITQFLYILALHAGHFSSRYGPGYRDTPYSGGIEPKGGGRGVTGARV; encoded by the exons atgGCGAGGAACATGGCGGGGCCTTTGCTGTTCCTGAACCTGGTGTTGTACTGCATTGTGGTGGGCTTCGCTAGCTGGTGCATCAACCGCTACATCAACGGCCAATCCGCTCATCCCG GTGTCGGGGGAAATGGTGCCACGATGTTCTTCCTCGTGTTCGCGCTTTCGGCCGGAGTGGTCGGGATAGTCTCGAAGTTGCCGGGCGCCCTCCACGTTAGGGCATGGCGGGGCGACAGTTTGGCTGcggctgcttcttcttcagtggTGGCATTCGCCCTCACTGCTCTTGCCTTTGG GTTGGCGTGGAAGGAGATAAATGTGGGAGGGTACAGAGGATGGAGGCTGAGAGTGTTGGAAGCTTTCGTGATAATCGTGACGATCACTCAGTTCTTGTATATCCTGGCACTCCACGCGGGTCATTTCAGCAGCCGGTATGGGCCAGGCTACCGAGACACTCCCTATAGCGGCGGTATCG